One segment of Tamlana crocina DNA contains the following:
- a CDS encoding Xaa-Pro peptidase family protein, which yields MSKFGIGGSTIQDELNAIQPTAQHIQPIQNIEYEARIKKACDLMQVQNVKALYLNAGTNLFYFTGMQWHPSERMVGAILLSNGDVHYIAPHFEKGTIKDFMVIEGAIHCWEEHESPFKLFASIIETEATGKGSILIDESTPFFIYEGISDAISPETLRNGKSIISACRMVKSEAEISIIKSLMEITLEVQKAAARILKVGITAKEVTDFIHEAHKRYGVASGSYFCIVLFGKDTSFPHGVKNPKPLEENDIVLVDTGCSMHNYISDITRTYCFGTPTDYQRRIWNVEKEAQFAAFDASQIENTCHDVDTAARQNIESHGLGPDYNLPGLPHRTGHGIGLNIHEYPYIVKENNTPLQSGFCYSIEPMLVVPDEFGIRLEDHVHLTKDGPKWFTQPAHSIENPFGY from the coding sequence ATGAGTAAATTTGGAATAGGAGGCTCAACCATTCAAGATGAGTTAAACGCTATACAACCAACAGCACAACATATTCAACCTATTCAAAACATCGAGTACGAAGCCCGCATTAAAAAAGCGTGCGACTTAATGCAAGTCCAAAATGTTAAGGCTTTATACTTAAACGCGGGTACGAATTTATTCTATTTTACAGGCATGCAATGGCACCCAAGCGAGCGTATGGTGGGTGCTATTTTATTAAGTAATGGCGACGTGCATTACATTGCGCCACACTTCGAAAAAGGCACCATTAAAGATTTTATGGTTATTGAAGGCGCTATCCATTGCTGGGAAGAACACGAAAGCCCATTTAAACTTTTCGCTTCCATTATTGAAACTGAAGCTACTGGAAAAGGTTCCATTTTAATTGATGAATCTACGCCATTTTTTATATATGAAGGTATTTCAGATGCCATCTCACCAGAAACTTTAAGAAACGGAAAATCAATTATTTCAGCATGCAGAATGGTGAAATCCGAAGCTGAGATTAGCATCATAAAGTCCTTAATGGAAATCACGCTTGAGGTGCAAAAAGCCGCTGCCCGAATATTAAAAGTTGGTATTACAGCTAAAGAAGTAACCGATTTTATTCATGAAGCGCACAAACGTTACGGCGTTGCATCGGGTTCTTACTTTTGTATTGTACTTTTTGGTAAAGATACCTCGTTTCCACATGGCGTAAAAAACCCAAAACCTTTAGAAGAAAACGACATTGTTTTAGTCGATACAGGTTGTTCTATGCATAATTACATCTCAGATATTACGAGAACTTACTGTTTTGGTACACCAACCGATTATCAACGTAGAATTTGGAATGTTGAAAAAGAAGCGCAATTTGCAGCATTTGATGCATCACAGATAGAAAACACCTGCCATGATGTAGATACTGCGGCAAGACAAAACATTGAATCGCATGGTTTAGGTCCAGATTATAATTTACCAGGATTGCCACACCGTACAGGGCATGGTATTGGGTTGAATATTCACGAATATCCATATATCGTAAAGGAAAACAACACGCCATTGCAATCTGGATTTTGCTACAGTATAGAACCGATGCTTGTTGTTCCAGACGAGTTTGGTATCCGTTTAGAAGACCATGTGCATTTAACTAAAGATGGACCTAAATGGTTTACCCAACCTGCGCATAGTATTGAAAATCCTTTTGGGTATTAA
- a CDS encoding DUF3526 domain-containing protein, protein MFSNNLLYEIKLLTRSKWLFILLVSISLLFAFATFNGKKNVDKRLNDITVVKQELQKKDSVLVETLKVIEAGKKPDMPYWQIPNEPMTVGYRYPRLAIMKPQELSFLATGQSDMYTHFKSPTVHGNNFALDYSEMINPVQLLFGNFDLAFVIIYILPLLIITFTYNILSKEKELGTLKLLGAQPIAIMSWLLQKLVIRYVIFTLLTWIIVLLIILLFSVNALAQFTNLIGLFLIIAGYVLFWFVAAFIVNVKINNSSKNALVLLGVWLLLVMVIPATINQIGSALYPIPSRLKMINEIRLIKKENEEKQNEIMNDYLRTHLELVQNNDEQRFGFWHNYFASEKVMEEKTKPLLDEYDMQLKKQQHLTSMFKYISPAILMQQALNNISGTSEKHYNDYKKQVFEFSVKWRNYLVPMLFKNKKFTLEDYSSMPQFDYENRIKNEVWYNFIALTLFSLFLFFVLGGKHLKDKSVKYLFF, encoded by the coding sequence ATGTTTAGTAACAATTTATTATACGAAATAAAGCTACTAACACGTAGTAAGTGGCTCTTTATTTTACTGGTAAGCATTTCGCTGCTTTTTGCCTTTGCTACCTTTAATGGAAAGAAAAATGTTGATAAACGTCTTAACGATATAACAGTAGTAAAACAAGAACTACAAAAAAAGGATAGTGTTTTAGTAGAAACTCTTAAGGTTATTGAAGCTGGTAAAAAACCAGATATGCCTTATTGGCAAATACCAAACGAACCCATGACCGTTGGATATAGATACCCGAGATTGGCGATTATGAAACCACAGGAGTTGTCATTTTTGGCTACAGGTCAAAGCGATATGTATACACATTTTAAAAGCCCCACGGTGCATGGTAATAATTTTGCTTTAGACTATTCTGAAATGATAAATCCAGTACAATTGCTTTTTGGTAATTTCGATTTGGCTTTCGTAATTATTTACATATTGCCTTTATTAATCATTACGTTTACTTATAACATTTTATCAAAAGAAAAAGAGTTAGGTACGCTTAAATTACTAGGAGCTCAACCCATTGCTATAATGAGTTGGTTGCTTCAAAAATTAGTTATACGATATGTTATTTTTACATTATTAACATGGATAATAGTGTTGTTGATAATCTTACTTTTTTCGGTTAACGCCTTAGCCCAATTTACTAATTTAATAGGACTGTTTTTAATAATAGCGGGTTATGTTTTATTTTGGTTTGTGGCAGCTTTTATTGTTAATGTTAAAATTAATAATTCTTCAAAAAATGCATTAGTATTACTAGGAGTTTGGTTACTATTAGTAATGGTTATACCCGCTACTATAAATCAAATAGGTAGTGCTCTTTACCCTATACCGTCGCGTTTAAAAATGATTAACGAAATACGTTTAATTAAAAAGGAAAATGAAGAAAAACAAAACGAAATAATGAACGATTATTTGCGAACTCACCTCGAGTTAGTACAAAATAACGATGAGCAACGTTTTGGTTTTTGGCATAACTATTTTGCTTCAGAAAAGGTTATGGAAGAAAAAACAAAGCCTTTGTTAGATGAATACGACATGCAATTAAAAAAACAACAACATTTAACAAGTATGTTTAAGTACATTTCTCCAGCCATATTAATGCAGCAAGCTTTAAATAATATTTCAGGTACTTCAGAAAAGCACTATAATGACTATAAGAAACAAGTATTTGAATTCTCTGTTAAATGGAGAAACTATTTGGTGCCTATGTTATTTAAAAATAAAAAGTTTACGCTTGAAGACTATAGCTCTATGCCTCAGTTTGATTATGAAAATAGAATAAAAAACGAGGTTTGGTATAACTTTATAGCCTTAACTCTTTTTAGTTTATTTTTGTTTTTTGTATTGGGAGGTAAGCATTTAAAAGATAAATCTGTTAAATACTTATTTTTCTAA
- a CDS encoding 4-hydroxyproline epimerase, with amino-acid sequence MARKTFFCVDAHTCGNPVRVVAGGGPNLVGATMSEKRQHFLKEFDWIRKGLMFEPRGHDMMSGSILYPPSNPDNDFGILFIETSGCLPMCGHGTIGTITIAIEEGLITPKIPGKIKMEAPAGLVEIEYQQTGKKVDWVKLVNVKSYLAAENLTIDCPELGELTFDVSYGGNFYAIVDPQKNFTGVHDFTASKIVQYSQVIRNSINEKYPDMFIHPENDTIRDVSHMLWTGNPIDPTSSGRNAVFYGDKAIDRSPCGTGTSARIAQMHAKGKLKLGEPFIHESFIGSKFIGKVEQETTLNGKPAIIPSIQGWAQVTGYNNIIIDDDDPYAHGFQVI; translated from the coding sequence ATGGCTAGAAAAACCTTTTTTTGTGTAGATGCGCATACCTGCGGAAATCCGGTTCGTGTGGTAGCTGGTGGCGGTCCCAATTTAGTGGGCGCAACTATGAGCGAAAAACGTCAGCATTTCCTTAAAGAATTCGATTGGATTCGTAAAGGATTGATGTTTGAACCTCGCGGACACGACATGATGAGCGGTAGCATACTTTATCCGCCTTCTAACCCAGACAACGATTTTGGTATTTTATTTATCGAAACATCAGGTTGTTTGCCTATGTGCGGTCACGGTACTATTGGCACGATTACTATTGCTATAGAAGAAGGTTTAATTACTCCAAAAATTCCGGGAAAAATTAAAATGGAAGCGCCTGCTGGTTTAGTTGAAATTGAATATCAACAAACAGGCAAAAAGGTAGATTGGGTAAAATTAGTTAATGTAAAATCGTACTTAGCGGCCGAAAATTTAACTATCGATTGTCCTGAATTGGGTGAATTAACCTTCGATGTATCTTACGGTGGTAATTTTTATGCCATTGTAGATCCGCAAAAAAACTTTACTGGCGTACATGACTTTACAGCGAGTAAAATTGTTCAATATTCGCAAGTCATTCGCAACAGCATCAACGAAAAGTATCCAGATATGTTTATACATCCTGAAAACGATACCATTCGCGATGTTAGCCACATGCTTTGGACGGGTAACCCAATTGACCCAACATCATCTGGTAGAAACGCGGTATTTTATGGCGATAAAGCCATCGATAGATCGCCTTGTGGTACAGGAACATCGGCACGCATTGCACAAATGCATGCTAAAGGCAAATTAAAATTAGGCGAACCTTTTATTCACGAAAGTTTTATTGGCAGTAAGTTTATAGGTAAAGTTGAGCAAGAAACAACGCTTAACGGTAAACCAGCCATAATACCAAGTATTCAAGGTTGGGCGCAAGTAACAGGTTACAACAATATTATTATTGACGACGACGACCCTTACGCTCACGGATTTCAAGTGATATAA
- a CDS encoding DUF885 family protein, with translation MNINYASELIDVINTYNADKNALESTYSARESEEYYNRFFTFYRRYQEQLKAIDFKTLSSDGKADYVLLNNNIKREIYLLKNQHQAYKEVAHVADFAAPLYTFIKERRRGKQPDSKMLAGSFNNIKNIIVVKTESLQKSPFENWIVADKAARVISSLQQSLKEAFEFYYRYDPEFTWWVKNAYTELDETLKSYRKFLTNNYSEDSIKDDGSGIIGKPVGRDALVKDLEFEFIPYSPEELITTAQKQFDWCKEEMIKASKHMGFGFDWKKAIEHVKDTYVEPGKQPQAISDLYDYSVKFIEDRDLITIPDLAKETWGMIMMTPERQKVNPFFTGGWEISISYPTIDMSYEDKMMSMRGNNPNFSFPTVQHELHPGHNLQYFMNARHKSYRKTFNTPFWMEGWALYWEILLWNKEFPQTPEQKMGMLFWRIHRCARIIFSLKYHLGDWTPQQCIDMLVNEVGHEYANAEAEVRRSFATSYTPPLYQLAYMTGGLQFYALRNEMLAKGWTEKQFHDRVMQENFMPVEILRAVIQDLPIKKAPKTKWKFSTNFK, from the coding sequence ATGAATATAAATTATGCCAGTGAATTGATTGACGTTATCAACACCTATAACGCCGACAAGAATGCTTTAGAAAGTACTTATAGCGCAAGAGAATCTGAAGAATATTATAATCGCTTCTTTACCTTTTACAGAAGATATCAAGAACAACTAAAAGCCATCGATTTCAAAACGTTGAGTTCTGATGGAAAAGCTGATTACGTATTACTTAACAACAACATTAAGCGTGAAATTTATCTGTTAAAAAATCAACACCAAGCCTATAAAGAAGTGGCACACGTAGCCGATTTTGCTGCCCCACTTTATACTTTTATAAAAGAACGCCGCCGAGGTAAACAACCCGATTCTAAAATGCTCGCCGGAAGCTTCAACAATATAAAAAACATTATTGTCGTTAAGACCGAGTCTCTACAAAAATCCCCTTTTGAAAACTGGATTGTTGCCGATAAAGCTGCTCGTGTCATTTCATCGTTACAGCAAAGTTTAAAAGAAGCTTTTGAATTTTACTATAGGTACGACCCTGAGTTTACGTGGTGGGTTAAAAACGCTTATACTGAACTGGACGAAACCTTAAAATCGTATCGTAAATTTTTAACCAATAACTATTCTGAAGACAGCATAAAAGACGACGGCTCAGGCATTATTGGCAAACCTGTTGGCCGTGATGCTTTGGTTAAAGATTTAGAGTTTGAGTTCATACCATATTCACCTGAAGAATTAATAACTACCGCCCAAAAACAGTTCGATTGGTGCAAAGAAGAAATGATTAAAGCCTCGAAACACATGGGTTTTGGCTTCGATTGGAAAAAGGCTATAGAACATGTGAAAGACACTTACGTTGAACCTGGAAAACAACCACAAGCCATTAGCGATTTGTACGATTACAGCGTAAAATTTATTGAGGACAGAGACCTAATTACCATCCCCGATTTAGCCAAAGAAACTTGGGGAATGATTATGATGACACCAGAACGCCAAAAGGTAAATCCATTTTTTACAGGGGGATGGGAAATTAGTATTTCGTACCCAACCATTGATATGAGTTACGAAGATAAAATGATGAGCATGCGTGGTAACAACCCCAACTTTTCTTTTCCCACCGTGCAACACGAATTGCACCCGGGCCACAATCTACAATATTTCATGAACGCACGCCATAAAAGCTATCGCAAAACGTTCAATACACCATTTTGGATGGAAGGCTGGGCCTTATACTGGGAAATATTGTTATGGAACAAAGAATTCCCTCAAACTCCTGAACAAAAAATGGGGATGCTATTCTGGAGGATTCACCGTTGTGCGCGCATTATTTTTTCTTTGAAATACCATTTGGGAGACTGGACACCCCAACAATGCATCGATATGTTAGTTAACGAAGTTGGGCATGAATATGCCAATGCCGAAGCTGAAGTACGCCGTTCGTTCGCCACAAGCTACACGCCTCCACTATACCAATTGGCTTACATGACGGGTGGTTTGCAGTTTTACGCATTGCGCAACGAAATGTTGGCAAAAGGTTGGACCGAAAAGCAATTTCACGACCGCGTGATGCAAGAAAATTTTATGCCGGTTGAAATCTTAAGAGCCGTCATTCAAGATTTACCCATAAAAAAGGCCCCTAAAACGAAGTGGAAATTTTCAACCAATTTTAAATAA
- a CDS encoding DPP IV N-terminal domain-containing protein: MKLTSIKLLTFTAFLCYFSSFSQGTLKEYKKALAVDSIFRDKVFNTPSRFHWMPNNTLWYVNNAKTGDVYYRVDANTNTQNIFFDHTKMAEAISSATENNADANKLNLSDLNFNQDSNTLKFKFKNLQLSCNLNDYKITVLDTVTNNNRSRGRGYWGNRFDETQGKPVESPDKSMVAFIKNHNLYIKDQKTNKETQLSYDGSKGNYYSSYIKWSPDGKKIMAYKVKPGDEREIYFVESSPKNQLQPILQKRDYLKPGDELPFKSPQLFHVESKKHISIPTSEFSSQYSLNRIDWRKNSSAFTFEYNQRGHQAYKIIEVDANTGKVNVLINETSKTFIDYSSKKYRYDVNDGESIVWMSERDGWNHIYLYNNDGTLKKQLTKGNWVVRKVVHVNEKNQEIYFTASGLDKNQDPYFIHYCKVGFDGKKIQRLTSENGNHSLTFSDDYSYYIDQYSRVDMPAVTVLKSTKNAKTLVDLQKGDHSALINTGWIAPEAFTAKGRDGKTDIWGMIVRPTTFDENHNYPIIEYIYAGPHNSFVPKDFHAYYRSMSALAELGFIVVQIDGMGTSNRSKAFHDICWQNLKDGGFPDRKLWMKAAAKKYPYMNVDKVGIHGTSAGGQNAGAALVFNSDFYDVAVASCGCHDNRMDKMWWNEQFMGYPIGPHYEACSNVVNAHQLDGNLMLILGEVDDNVDPATTMQFANALIKANKDFELVTVPGMAHSSGGAFGERKRKDFFVKHLLNVMPPPWKDIYN, from the coding sequence ATGAAGCTAACATCAATCAAATTACTCACATTTACAGCTTTTCTTTGCTATTTTTCTTCATTTAGCCAAGGAACTTTAAAAGAATACAAAAAGGCACTTGCCGTCGATTCAATTTTTCGAGATAAAGTATTTAACACCCCATCTCGTTTTCATTGGATGCCTAACAACACGCTTTGGTATGTTAACAATGCTAAAACAGGCGACGTTTACTATCGTGTTGATGCGAATACAAACACGCAAAACATCTTTTTCGACCACACCAAAATGGCCGAAGCTATTAGCAGTGCTACCGAAAACAATGCTGACGCTAATAAATTAAATTTAAGCGATTTAAATTTTAATCAAGACAGCAATACCTTAAAATTTAAATTTAAAAATCTTCAACTAAGTTGTAATTTAAACGATTATAAAATTACGGTGCTCGATACTGTAACAAACAACAATCGCAGTCGTGGTCGTGGTTACTGGGGAAACCGATTTGATGAAACCCAAGGCAAACCTGTCGAGTCACCCGATAAAAGCATGGTTGCATTCATTAAGAACCATAATCTTTATATAAAAGACCAAAAAACGAACAAAGAAACTCAATTAAGTTACGATGGTAGCAAAGGCAACTATTACTCATCGTATATTAAATGGTCGCCAGATGGTAAAAAAATTATGGCTTACAAAGTAAAACCAGGAGACGAACGCGAAATTTACTTTGTAGAATCAAGCCCAAAAAATCAGCTTCAGCCTATTTTACAAAAACGCGATTACTTAAAACCAGGCGACGAATTGCCGTTTAAAAGTCCGCAACTCTTCCATGTTGAAAGCAAAAAACATATTAGTATTCCAACTTCAGAATTTAGCAGTCAGTATAGCTTAAACCGTATCGATTGGCGCAAAAATAGTAGCGCTTTTACCTTTGAGTATAACCAACGCGGACATCAAGCTTATAAAATAATTGAAGTGGATGCTAACACCGGAAAGGTTAACGTTTTAATCAACGAAACCAGTAAAACTTTTATTGATTACAGTAGCAAAAAATACCGATACGATGTTAACGATGGTGAATCCATTGTTTGGATGTCAGAGCGCGATGGCTGGAACCATATTTACCTCTACAACAACGATGGCACTCTAAAAAAGCAGTTAACCAAAGGCAATTGGGTAGTTAGAAAAGTCGTTCATGTTAATGAAAAAAATCAAGAAATTTATTTTACCGCAAGCGGATTAGATAAAAACCAAGATCCTTACTTTATTCATTATTGTAAAGTTGGTTTCGACGGAAAAAAAATTCAGCGTTTAACTTCCGAAAACGGCAATCATTCCCTAACATTTTCTGATGATTACAGCTATTACATCGATCAATATTCGCGTGTAGACATGCCTGCTGTTACCGTTTTAAAATCGACTAAAAATGCTAAAACGTTAGTCGATTTACAAAAAGGCGACCACAGCGCATTAATAAACACAGGTTGGATTGCTCCAGAAGCATTTACAGCAAAAGGTCGCGATGGTAAAACCGATATTTGGGGCATGATTGTGCGCCCAACAACATTTGATGAAAACCATAACTACCCTATTATAGAATACATTTACGCAGGACCGCACAATTCCTTTGTACCTAAAGATTTTCACGCCTATTACAGGTCTATGTCAGCATTAGCAGAATTAGGCTTTATTGTGGTGCAAATTGATGGTATGGGAACTTCAAACCGATCAAAAGCTTTTCATGATATCTGTTGGCAAAACCTAAAAGATGGTGGCTTCCCCGACAGAAAATTATGGATGAAAGCCGCTGCCAAAAAATACCCGTACATGAATGTTGATAAAGTGGGTATTCACGGTACGTCTGCTGGCGGACAAAACGCAGGAGCCGCCCTTGTTTTTAATTCCGATTTTTACGATGTAGCCGTAGCGTCTTGTGGGTGCCACGACAACCGTATGGATAAAATGTGGTGGAATGAACAATTTATGGGTTACCCCATAGGTCCACACTATGAGGCATGCTCTAACGTGGTAAACGCCCACCAATTAGATGGCAATTTAATGCTCATACTTGGGGAAGTAGATGATAACGTAGACCCCGCAACTACCATGCAGTTTGCCAACGCCTTAATAAAGGCAAATAAAGATTTTGAGTTAGTCACAGTTCCCGGAATGGCACACTCTTCTGGGGGTGCCTTTGGGGAACGAAAACGCAAAGATTTTTTTGTAAAGCACCTGTTAAACGTTATGCCCCCACCGTGGAAAGACATTTACAACTAA
- a CDS encoding FAD-dependent oxidoreductase codes for MKKVVIIGGGISGICSAYYLLKEGYQVTVLDKSDLTTGASFINAGYLTPSHFIPLAAPGIITQGLKWMFNSSSPFYIKPRVDFDFIKWALYFKKSATNKNVEKSIPVLKELNLKSQTLFENMINELDFSFHYEKKGVLMTYATQHCEEEEHEVAERAIKEGLDVSVLNKTELHELEPVLSDKVIGAVHYKCDSHMTPNHFIPKMKAWLEQNGVIFKTNETVTDFSIKNNEIASVTTQNSTYEADDFVLASGSWTTELASKLKLNIPVQGGKGYSMDVQRPTGITIPTILLEAKVAITPMDTFTRFAGTMEFSGNNTLVRKERVEALANAIKSYYTNIEINPDERANATSGLRPVSPDGVPFIGKTSKYNNLTVAAGHAMMGWSLGPITGQLVAELVANKKTSVNVNPLSPERFK; via the coding sequence ATGAAAAAAGTTGTCATCATTGGTGGCGGTATTTCCGGCATTTGCAGCGCTTACTACTTACTAAAAGAAGGCTACCAAGTTACCGTTTTAGACAAAAGCGACCTGACTACAGGAGCTTCTTTTATTAACGCAGGATATTTAACCCCCAGCCATTTTATTCCACTTGCCGCACCAGGTATTATTACCCAAGGCTTGAAATGGATGTTTAATAGTTCTAGTCCGTTTTACATCAAACCGCGTGTAGATTTCGATTTCATAAAATGGGCATTATATTTTAAAAAATCGGCTACTAACAAAAATGTCGAAAAGTCTATTCCAGTTTTAAAAGAATTGAACTTAAAAAGTCAGACGCTTTTTGAAAACATGATAAACGAACTGGACTTTAGTTTCCATTACGAGAAAAAAGGCGTTTTAATGACGTATGCTACCCAACATTGTGAAGAAGAAGAACACGAAGTTGCAGAAAGAGCCATAAAAGAAGGTCTTGATGTAAGTGTACTTAATAAAACAGAGTTGCATGAGTTAGAACCTGTTCTATCTGATAAAGTTATTGGTGCTGTACATTACAAATGCGATTCGCACATGACGCCAAATCATTTTATACCAAAAATGAAGGCATGGTTAGAACAAAATGGCGTGATATTTAAAACCAACGAAACGGTAACCGATTTCAGTATAAAAAATAACGAGATAGCTTCAGTTACTACTCAAAATAGCACTTACGAAGCAGACGATTTTGTACTAGCTAGCGGTAGTTGGACTACAGAATTAGCTTCAAAATTAAAGCTAAACATTCCCGTTCAAGGCGGAAAAGGTTACAGTATGGACGTACAACGACCAACTGGCATAACCATACCTACTATTTTGCTAGAAGCTAAAGTTGCTATAACACCCATGGATACCTTTACGCGTTTTGCAGGAACCATGGAGTTTTCGGGGAACAACACCCTTGTTCGTAAAGAACGTGTTGAAGCCCTAGCAAACGCCATAAAAAGCTATTACACCAATATAGAAATAAACCCCGATGAACGTGCCAACGCTACTTCAGGTTTACGACCAGTTTCACCCGATGGTGTACCATTTATTGGCAAAACAAGCAAATACAACAACTTAACCGTAGCTGCAGGCCACGCCATGATGGGTTGGAGTTTAGGCCCTATAACAGGGCAATTGGTTGCAGAACTTGTTGCCAATAAAAAGACTTCGGTTAATGTTAACCCGTTGTCGCCAGAGCGTTTTAAGTAA
- a CDS encoding DUF3526 domain-containing protein, whose amino-acid sequence MKNIVLKELKELIRDGRFKIASIILLVLLLIATVTGVNQYKKNTEQYSISKAKERNIWETQSEKNPHSAAHYGTYAFKPQFALSLFDYGVTKYTGNSIFLEAHNRNEASFSEASDQTSLARFGTLSINFVLIYLFPLIIILIGYNTYTKEFERNTFTLLKSQSVHPVKLALGKWLATFLTILLLTALVFITTGIILSNLQGVAFFSWMSLSVLFFAYILYYAVITTLTVLVSMWSKSSGVSLVSSLVIWVLFSFITPKIATNFANSNHPYPSKSEFASRIAEDKQKGLDGHNPWSKAAKQLEIETLKEYGVDSISQLPFNYAGYRMQKGEEFEAQVYDKHYSILNDIAVNQNQTYKKLSFISPFIPIRFLSMDIANTSNNLHWKFTQAAEAYRIEKQKFLNYDIKDNMKVGERGYTMGVNKFKKLPKFKFTPPLLNEILSENRQNILFIVLWLVLPFIGLIMTSKKL is encoded by the coding sequence ATGAAGAATATAGTTTTAAAAGAATTAAAAGAGCTAATAAGGGATGGGCGGTTTAAAATAGCATCAATTATTCTATTGGTTTTATTACTTATAGCAACAGTAACAGGTGTAAATCAATATAAAAAAAACACCGAACAGTATAGCATCTCAAAGGCTAAAGAACGTAATATTTGGGAAACACAAAGCGAAAAAAACCCACATTCAGCAGCGCATTATGGTACTTACGCTTTTAAGCCTCAATTTGCATTATCATTGTTTGATTATGGGGTAACCAAATACACTGGTAACTCTATTTTTTTGGAAGCTCATAATAGAAATGAAGCTTCATTTAGCGAAGCAAGCGACCAAACAAGTTTAGCGCGTTTTGGTACACTTTCAATTAATTTTGTTTTAATTTATTTATTTCCATTAATAATTATTTTAATAGGTTATAATACTTATACAAAAGAATTTGAACGTAATACATTTACGCTTTTAAAAAGCCAATCTGTGCACCCAGTAAAATTAGCACTAGGTAAATGGTTAGCAACATTTTTAACAATTTTATTACTTACGGCTTTAGTTTTTATTACCACCGGAATTATTTTATCCAACTTGCAAGGGGTAGCGTTTTTTAGTTGGATGAGTTTAAGTGTGCTTTTTTTTGCTTATATATTATATTATGCTGTAATAACAACGCTTACCGTTTTGGTTTCTATGTGGAGTAAGTCTTCTGGGGTATCTTTGGTTTCCAGTTTAGTAATTTGGGTGCTTTTTAGTTTCATAACACCTAAAATAGCAACCAATTTTGCTAATAGCAATCATCCTTATCCGTCAAAATCTGAATTTGCTTCTAGAATTGCAGAAGATAAGCAAAAAGGTTTAGATGGGCACAACCCATGGAGTAAAGCGGCAAAGCAATTAGAAATAGAAACTTTAAAAGAATACGGAGTAGACAGCATTAGCCAATTACCATTTAATTATGCTGGATACCGTATGCAAAAAGGAGAAGAGTTTGAAGCTCAAGTTTATGACAAACACTATAGCATATTAAATGATATAGCTGTAAATCAAAATCAAACCTATAAAAAGCTGTCATTTATTTCGCCTTTTATTCCTATCCGTTTTTTATCAATGGATATAGCTAATACAAGCAATAATTTACATTGGAAATTTACTCAAGCGGCAGAAGCATATAGAATAGAAAAGCAAAAATTTTTAAACTACGATATAAAAGATAATATGAAAGTGGGTGAACGTGGTTACACGATGGGAGTCAATAAATTCAAAAAGCTACCAAAATTTAAATTTACCCCACCATTATTAAACGAAATATTAAGCGAAAACAGACAAAATATACTCTTTATCGTGCTATGGCTGGTATTACCTTTTATAGGATTAATAATGACTTCAAAAAAATTATAA